CACCCGCCGCGTAACCGGATGTCGGGCCAGTGATTGCCATTATTATTTTCCTTTTTGAAAAGACCGGAATTTTTTAGTTGCCGTGATTTGTCTGGGAGGCGGGCACGATGCGGGCGCCGGGAAAAGCTTCGCCTGCCGGTCAGACGGGCGTCATGGATTGCGTGCTAAACGGCTTCCGCCGCGCGCGACTCATGATTTCGATAAGCATAGGGGCTTGGACGGCTCTACGAAATTCGGAAGCGCCGATTGGACTGGTTGACGTCAGACACTGTCAGGACGCATTTGCGACGTCGAAACCTGACATTTTCCCGACATTTCCCATCGGGAGTGCAAGCCATTTGGCCATTCTTGGAGTGGCCTTAGCTGGATTGACTTTGGCATTAAAGTGATGGCCCTTGCGGAAGCACGATGGCCTCAGCCGGTGACGGGCGCTTTTTCATTCGGGATCCTGGCGCGCAGAACCGGTTGATACCGGGATGGCGTCAAGATTTCGAAATAAACGGCTTATCAGGATGATTTACGGACGCTGAAACGGTAAAATCCGCCTCGGCAGGGGCCTTAACTGTGGTATTTAAGGGGCAGGCCTATCTTGTCATAGAGTACTTCGAAGTCGGGCCAACGTCAACTCTTCTCATGTCACGATAGTCGTCTTGACGCCTTACCCGGATGATTGCCGCAGACAAACAGCAATTCCACGAAACAAACGCGCGTCTGAGGCACGGTGGAGTTTCAAGAGGGAATGGCTCAACCAATCGCATGTATTGCCGTTGGATAGAGGGAATCCAGAATCGCGCTCCTGTCCTGCCTGCAAATGCTTCAGCCGACGGCTATTCATTTTTGTCGTTACAAAAAAGATTGACTCCTGATTATAATGTAGCTACATAAAATAATGCGCATCACATTCGATCCCGCGAAGCGAGAGAAGACCTTGAGCGAACGAGGCCTCGATTTCCGTGATGCCGCGTCGGTGTTCTCGGGGCGGACTGCGACCGTCGAAGATACGCGTTTTGATTATGACAAGCCTCGCTTCATCACCGCCGGGCATTTGTCAGGACGTCTTGTTGTGATCGTATGGACACCAAGGGGTCAATCGCGGCGCATTATTTCAATGAGGTATGCACATGAGAAAGAAACAAAGCTCTGGTCAGCCCGAATTGCGTGACCCGGACGATGCGCCCGAACTCACGGACGCATTTTTCGACGCCGCGACCATTCGCGAAGGGTCCCGCATCGTCCGCCGCGGCCGCCCGCGTAAGGAGACAACGAAAACTCAGGTCACGTTGCGCCTGGATGCAGACATCGTCGAGACCTATCGCCAGCAAGGCCCGGGCTGGCAGTCACGCATCAACGCCGCACTGCGCGCGACGCTTGGGCGTTGAGCGGGACGGAGGACAGATCGATCTCTTGGAAGGTGGCGCGATGAAACGATCGCGTTAGAAGCAATACGCTTACGCACAATCGAGGCGCTTGAGGCTTCTTATATAGCTGAGCGACTAAAATCCATATTTCTAAACGTCGGTATTCAAAGGGCCGGATCCTTAGGCTTGACAAATCAAACGACAGTCAGGTGTCGCTTACTTTTTTCGGGGGCCGCAATCTTACCGACCAATCCGAACACAAGCTTTTCGACCTCGTCGTGAGGCATATTGAGGTGTCTAGCTAAATCTTCCTTCGTCATCTTTCTGGACCACATATCTTTCAAAACTTTGTCCCAGACCACGGATGTCTCTCTTTCGATGCCTTCGGCCTCGGAGGTTCGATACCCAGATCGACTTAAATCAATACATAGCGTCCGATACTGCCAATCGCTGAGCATTTTTAATCGATGAAGTCGGCGTGTTAGAGCCATAGCAGAGACTTTCCAACGTTTTTTCGCGTCAATGATGCGTCGCGCGTTGATGAAATTCCGTGGGATCACCGCT
This genomic stretch from Candidatus Kirkpatrickella diaphorinae harbors:
- a CDS encoding BrnA antitoxin family protein, yielding MRKKQSSGQPELRDPDDAPELTDAFFDAATIREGSRIVRRGRPRKETTKTQVTLRLDADIVETYRQQGPGWQSRINAALRATLGR
- a CDS encoding BrnT family toxin; amino-acid sequence: MRITFDPAKREKTLSERGLDFRDAASVFSGRTATVEDTRFDYDKPRFITAGHLSGRLVVIVWTPRGQSRRIISMRYAHEKETKLWSARIA